From Aquabacter sp. L1I39, the proteins below share one genomic window:
- a CDS encoding AsmA family protein, translated as MVTFQDTARRALAISAMAIGGLALALLAAMAFVPMLVSKSDLRRLSTDAIMQATGQMASLDGEAEFKLFPLPQVHLTRVVFPLPGGGTLDAEGAVANLKLMPLLVGRIEVADVALERPTLIVTSTASAPPVAVAALVVSRDAPELRLVKGTVVLRARDGLTRELINGIDARLVRTSGGAGASLSAVFTWRDVECEARISIANVLDFLTGKTTETRVELATGGSWMRFRGTASGGRKPGANGDVSGETPSLRGLLTWIGLDPPTAGGLKQFAFSGKVQASEDAAAFTALTLKLDGNQSEGALSAKLDAGRPMIQGTFASDRLDVTPYGRMMLSDAATNVWDRTPLDLKRLSRLDLDLRFSAASVTADESTFERVATSAMVRSGRLTVAVGTAHAWGGDVRASLSVGPAPDGQGATVRVEAEGNKVALLPALDDLMGVRRLDGTGDLEVQLEGSGSSILDIAQSLTGHIELTGTDGAVLGIDVAQVLNRIERRPLSGGGDLRGGKTAYDTLAAKVQLDRGTATIEEASVRGKQVSLSLSGNVSVARREIDLKGEAILLSPPPAAGTDRPKPDFDLPFMVQGPWSGAFVVLDPQILIRRSGAAQPLLEAVRNRSNGEAAVRSVIEQLAKPSALPPVPAKAAGN; from the coding sequence GTGGTGACATTCCAAGACACGGCTCGCCGTGCCCTGGCCATTTCGGCCATGGCGATCGGTGGCCTCGCGCTCGCACTGCTCGCCGCCATGGCCTTCGTGCCCATGCTGGTGTCCAAGAGCGACCTGCGCCGCTTGTCGACCGACGCCATCATGCAGGCGACGGGGCAGATGGCGTCGCTCGACGGCGAGGCCGAGTTCAAGCTCTTTCCCCTCCCCCAGGTGCATCTCACCCGGGTGGTTTTTCCCTTGCCCGGCGGCGGCACGCTCGATGCCGAAGGCGCCGTGGCCAATCTCAAGCTGATGCCCCTTCTGGTCGGCCGGATAGAAGTGGCAGACGTCGCCCTGGAGCGGCCGACGCTGATCGTGACCTCGACCGCCTCGGCCCCGCCAGTGGCGGTAGCGGCCCTGGTTGTGTCCCGCGACGCACCGGAACTGCGGCTGGTGAAGGGCACGGTGGTGCTTCGCGCGCGGGATGGCCTCACACGCGAACTCATTAACGGCATTGATGCGCGCCTGGTGCGTACGTCCGGCGGCGCAGGCGCCTCCCTCTCCGCCGTGTTCACGTGGCGGGACGTGGAGTGCGAGGCGCGGATCTCCATCGCCAATGTGTTGGATTTCCTGACCGGAAAAACCACCGAGACCCGCGTCGAACTGGCGACCGGCGGATCGTGGATGCGCTTCCGTGGCACCGCCTCTGGCGGGCGCAAGCCGGGCGCCAATGGCGACGTGTCCGGCGAGACCCCGTCCTTGCGGGGCCTTCTGACCTGGATCGGACTTGACCCGCCCACGGCTGGCGGGCTCAAGCAGTTCGCCTTCTCCGGCAAGGTACAGGCGAGCGAGGATGCCGCCGCCTTCACCGCCCTGACGCTGAAGCTGGACGGCAACCAGAGCGAAGGCGCGCTCAGCGCCAAGCTAGACGCGGGACGGCCCATGATCCAGGGCACCTTCGCCTCCGACCGGCTGGACGTGACGCCCTATGGGCGCATGATGCTCTCCGACGCCGCGACCAATGTGTGGGACCGTACGCCCCTCGACCTGAAGCGCCTGTCCCGCCTCGACCTCGACCTGCGCTTCTCGGCGGCGTCCGTGACGGCGGACGAGAGCACCTTCGAGCGTGTGGCCACCAGCGCCATGGTGCGCTCGGGTCGCCTGACCGTCGCGGTGGGCACCGCCCATGCCTGGGGCGGAGATGTGCGGGCCTCGCTTTCCGTGGGGCCTGCACCCGACGGCCAGGGCGCCACGGTGCGTGTCGAAGCCGAAGGCAACAAGGTGGCGCTCCTTCCCGCCCTCGACGACCTGATGGGCGTGCGCCGCCTGGACGGGACGGGCGACCTGGAGGTGCAACTCGAAGGCTCCGGCAGCAGCATCCTCGATATCGCACAGTCTCTTACTGGCCATATCGAACTGACCGGCACCGACGGGGCCGTGCTCGGGATCGACGTGGCGCAGGTGCTCAACCGCATCGAGCGCCGCCCGCTTTCGGGCGGTGGCGATCTCAGGGGCGGGAAGACCGCCTATGACACCTTGGCTGCCAAGGTGCAGCTCGACCGGGGCACCGCCACCATCGAAGAGGCAAGCGTGCGCGGCAAGCAGGTCAGTCTTTCGCTCTCCGGCAATGTCTCGGTGGCGCGGCGCGAGATCGACTTGAAGGGGGAGGCCATCCTTCTCTCGCCCCCGCCCGCGGCAGGGACGGATCGGCCGAAGCCCGACTTCGACCTGCCCTTCATGGTGCAAGGCCCCTGGAGCGGTGCCTTCGTGGTGCTTGATCCGCAGATCCTCATCCGCCGCTCAGGCGCCGCCCAGCCCTTGCTGGAGGCGGTGCGGAACCGCAGCAATGGCGAGGCTGCGGTGCGCTCGGTGATCGAGCAATTGGCCAAGCCCTCGGCTTTGCCCCCGGTTCCGGCCAAGGCCGCAGGCAACTGA
- the thrC gene encoding threonine synthase produces MLYVSTRGEAPPLSFADALLAGLARDGGLYVPQDWPTLKPDEIAALAGKSYADVARRVITPFVDGAIPSAALDVMITDAYRTFRHTATTPLVQIAPNRFILELFHGPTLAFKDVAMQLLARMMDHVLAQRGGRATIVGATSGDTGSAAIEAFRHSDAVDVFILYPHKRVSEVQRRQMTTVGGANVHAIAVEGTFDDCQAHVKAMFNHHAFRDRMALAGVNSINWARIVAQVVYYFYAASALGAPHRDVSFVVPTGNFGDILAGWVAKRMGLPVRDLTIATNVNDILARTLETGRYEVKGVQPSTSPSMDIQVSSNFERLIFEAVDRDAASVRTLMAQLSQSGSFTLPRPALEAIAADFSADRADEPETAATIRKVYQDTGYVLDPHTAVAMAVAGKVEHAARVPQVVLSTAHPAKFPDAVEAATGKRPALPPHMADLMTRKERTTVLPNDIGAIEAFITTHARISAGAHA; encoded by the coding sequence TTGCTTTACGTCTCCACCCGCGGCGAGGCGCCGCCTTTGTCATTCGCCGACGCCCTGCTCGCCGGGCTTGCGCGCGATGGTGGACTTTATGTGCCGCAGGACTGGCCGACGCTGAAACCGGACGAGATCGCGGCGCTGGCCGGCAAGTCCTATGCGGACGTGGCGCGCCGGGTCATCACTCCGTTCGTGGATGGGGCCATTCCCTCCGCCGCGCTCGATGTGATGATCACCGACGCCTACCGCACCTTCCGCCACACCGCCACAACGCCTCTGGTCCAGATCGCGCCCAACCGCTTCATCCTGGAGCTGTTCCACGGCCCGACCTTGGCGTTCAAGGACGTGGCCATGCAATTGCTGGCGCGCATGATGGACCATGTGCTCGCCCAGCGGGGCGGACGGGCCACCATTGTGGGCGCCACCTCGGGCGACACCGGCAGCGCCGCCATCGAGGCGTTCCGGCATTCGGACGCGGTCGACGTCTTCATCCTCTATCCGCACAAGCGCGTGTCCGAGGTGCAGCGGCGCCAGATGACCACGGTGGGCGGGGCCAATGTGCATGCCATCGCGGTGGAAGGCACGTTCGACGATTGCCAGGCCCATGTGAAGGCCATGTTCAACCACCACGCCTTCCGCGACCGGATGGCGCTGGCGGGGGTCAATTCCATCAACTGGGCCCGCATCGTCGCCCAGGTGGTCTATTATTTCTATGCCGCCTCGGCGCTGGGCGCCCCCCATCGGGATGTCTCCTTCGTGGTGCCCACCGGCAATTTCGGCGACATCCTCGCCGGCTGGGTGGCCAAGCGCATGGGCCTGCCGGTGCGCGATCTGACCATCGCCACCAATGTGAACGACATCCTCGCCCGCACCCTGGAAACCGGGCGCTATGAGGTGAAGGGGGTGCAGCCCTCCACCTCGCCGTCCATGGACATCCAGGTCTCGTCCAATTTCGAGCGGCTGATCTTCGAGGCGGTGGACCGGGACGCGGCCAGCGTGCGCACGCTGATGGCCCAGCTCAGCCAGTCCGGCAGCTTCACCCTGCCGCGCCCGGCGCTGGAGGCCATCGCCGCCGACTTCTCTGCCGACCGAGCCGATGAGCCGGAGACGGCAGCCACCATCCGCAAGGTCTATCAGGACACCGGCTACGTTCTCGATCCGCACACGGCGGTCGCCATGGCGGTGGCGGGCAAGGTGGAGCATGCGGCGCGCGTGCCGCAGGTGGTGCTCTCCACTGCCCATCCGGCCAAGTTCCCGGACGCGGTGGAAGCCGCCACCGGCAAGCGCCCGGCTTTGCCGCCCCATATGGCGGACCTGATGACGCGCAAGGAGCGCACCACCGTGCTGCCCAACGACATCGGCGCCATCGAAGCCTTCATCACCACCCATGCCCGCATCTCGGCGGGGGCGCACGCATGA
- a CDS encoding Fe(3+) ABC transporter substrate-binding protein: MLKPILLRTVLAASVSAIAFSASSSAEEVVNVYTTREPALAAPLFEAFTKETGIKVNSVFVKDGLAERVKAEGAASPADVLITVDVGNLLDVVDAGVTQPVTTPALTAAVPANLRDPQGNWYALSMRARLVYETKEEPKLVNFHYEDLADPKWKGKICIRSGQHPYNVALTAAYIVHHGEEKTEAWLKGLKANLARKATGGDREGARDILGGICDLAVGNSYYVALMRSGKGGADQKKWGDAITVVMPTFEGGGTHVNVSGAAVAKNSPNKANAVKLLEFAVSPQMQALYAKQNYEYPVRQGAELDPLIADLGPLKVDPISLVEIAKARKKASELIDKVGFDG, encoded by the coding sequence ATGCTGAAGCCGATCCTGCTGCGCACTGTTCTTGCCGCAAGTGTCTCCGCGATTGCCTTTTCGGCATCTTCCTCTGCGGAAGAGGTGGTGAATGTCTACACTACCCGCGAGCCGGCCCTTGCCGCTCCGCTGTTCGAGGCCTTCACCAAGGAAACCGGCATCAAGGTCAACAGCGTCTTCGTGAAGGACGGCCTCGCCGAGCGTGTGAAGGCGGAAGGCGCCGCCTCCCCGGCCGATGTGCTGATCACGGTGGACGTGGGCAATCTGCTCGACGTGGTGGATGCGGGCGTGACTCAGCCGGTCACCACGCCGGCTTTGACCGCTGCCGTCCCCGCCAATCTGCGCGATCCCCAAGGCAATTGGTATGCCCTCTCCATGCGCGCCCGGCTGGTCTACGAGACCAAGGAAGAGCCCAAGCTCGTGAATTTCCACTATGAAGACTTGGCCGACCCCAAGTGGAAGGGCAAGATCTGCATTCGCTCCGGCCAGCATCCCTACAATGTGGCGCTGACCGCGGCCTATATCGTCCATCACGGCGAAGAGAAGACCGAGGCGTGGCTCAAGGGCCTGAAGGCCAATCTGGCCCGCAAGGCCACCGGCGGCGACCGTGAGGGCGCGCGCGATATCCTGGGTGGCATTTGCGATCTCGCAGTGGGCAATTCCTATTATGTGGCGCTCATGCGCTCGGGCAAGGGCGGCGCGGACCAGAAGAAGTGGGGCGACGCCATCACCGTGGTGATGCCAACCTTCGAAGGCGGCGGCACCCATGTGAACGTGTCCGGCGCGGCCGTGGCCAAGAATTCTCCCAACAAGGCCAATGCGGTGAAGCTGCTGGAGTTTGCGGTGTCCCCGCAGATGCAGGCGCTCTATGCCAAGCAGAACTACGAATATCCCGTGCGCCAGGGCGCCGAGCTTGATCCGCTCATTGCCGACCTCGGCCCGCTGAAGGTGGACCCCATCTCCCTGGTTGAGATCGCCAAGGCGCGCAAGAAGGCCAGCGAACTTATCGACAAGGTGGGCTTCGACGGCTGA
- a CDS encoding M16 family metallopeptidase, producing the protein MSLKRTTLENGITVISDAMPHLGTASLGIWVGAGARDEEEGEHGISHLLEHMAFKGTRRRSARRIAEEIEQVGGDINAATSVEQTSYNVRVLGEDVGLGLDILSDILTEPAFAPDELAREKNVIVQEIGAVQDTPDDLVFDLFQETAFPAQAVGRSILGTPDTVRSFDPQALGAYLTRTYRGPRMVVSAAGAVDHDHLVEEAAQRLKSVASAQKPVTPDARYGGGTLLTPRDLEQVHVVLGLEGRTYKDPGYHALQVLTNVLGGGMSSRLFQEVREERGLCYSIYAFHWSYADTGLFGVYAGTDVGDVGELTSVVIDQIIAAGETVTETEVARAKAQMKVGLLAALESSGARAEQLARQILGFDRVIPLEEIVAKVEAVTVEGVRQAARDLVAAGRPTLAAIGPGAGLEPAARVVERLRV; encoded by the coding sequence ATGAGCTTGAAGCGCACCACGCTGGAGAACGGCATCACCGTCATTTCCGACGCCATGCCCCATCTGGGCACGGCCTCGCTCGGCATCTGGGTGGGCGCGGGCGCGCGCGACGAGGAGGAGGGCGAGCACGGAATCTCCCACCTCCTGGAGCACATGGCCTTCAAGGGCACCCGCCGCCGCTCCGCCCGCCGCATCGCGGAGGAGATCGAGCAGGTGGGCGGCGACATCAATGCCGCCACCTCGGTGGAGCAGACCTCCTACAATGTGCGGGTGCTGGGCGAGGATGTGGGGCTCGGCCTCGATATCCTGTCCGACATCCTCACCGAGCCGGCCTTCGCCCCTGACGAACTGGCGCGGGAGAAGAATGTCATCGTCCAAGAGATCGGCGCGGTCCAGGACACGCCCGACGACCTGGTGTTCGACCTGTTCCAGGAGACTGCCTTTCCGGCCCAGGCGGTGGGTCGTTCCATCCTGGGCACGCCGGATACGGTGCGCTCGTTCGATCCGCAGGCGCTCGGCGCCTATCTGACGCGTACCTATCGCGGGCCGCGGATGGTTGTCTCGGCCGCCGGCGCGGTGGATCACGACCATCTGGTGGAAGAGGCGGCGCAGCGGCTGAAGTCCGTTGCGTCCGCCCAGAAGCCGGTCACGCCCGATGCCCGCTATGGCGGCGGCACCTTGCTCACCCCGCGCGACCTGGAACAGGTGCATGTGGTGCTGGGCCTGGAAGGGCGGACCTACAAGGATCCCGGCTATCACGCCCTGCAGGTGCTCACCAATGTGCTGGGCGGCGGCATGTCCTCGCGTCTCTTCCAGGAGGTCCGCGAGGAGCGGGGTCTGTGCTATTCCATCTATGCCTTCCACTGGTCCTATGCCGACACCGGCCTGTTCGGCGTCTATGCGGGCACGGACGTGGGGGACGTGGGCGAACTGACCAGCGTCGTCATCGACCAGATCATCGCCGCCGGCGAGACCGTCACGGAGACGGAGGTCGCCCGCGCCAAGGCGCAGATGAAGGTGGGGCTGCTCGCCGCGCTGGAAAGCTCCGGTGCGCGGGCCGAGCAGCTGGCCCGCCAGATCCTCGGCTTCGACCGGGTCATCCCGCTGGAGGAGATCGTGGCCAAGGTGGAGGCGGTCACGGTCGAGGGCGTTCGCCAGGCGGCGCGCGACCTGGTCGCGGCGGGCCGGCCGACCCTCGCGGCGATTGGTCCCGGCGCGGGGCTTGAACCGGCCGCCCGCGTGGTGGAACGTCTGAGAGTGTAG
- a CDS encoding ABC transporter permease codes for MSHPSRPNGLVLAAGLVAAVVCLPIAALAAIAAQGSGDLWPHLMEHVLPEALLQTGILLIGVGTLTVIVAVPCAWLVSTCDFPGRRVFDWALLLPLAVPGYIVAYSYLDILHPLGPVQGAIRWILGISSPRGLRLPDLRSAGGCVFVLSCVLYPYVYLSARASFMVQSAAVLEVARTLGAGPWRTMVRIALPLARPAIVAGMTLALLEVLGDIGASEFLGMRTLTVSIYATWVNRSNLPGAAQIALVMLGVVLALIAAERAARKGARYVGTGSARGRPALRLTGLRAAGAILACTLPLTLGFLVPVLHLAVAVTHRIGAVGIPPTLWAEARNSALLAGGGTLLALVLGAVVAVALRLARGPVVPALARLASTGYAIPGTVLAIGLLTPLAGFDNLVNGLMLQMTGSGTGLILSGSGAALVIAYAIRFLSIPIGGLEAGYAKMSLHLDMAARSLGSTRARVVERIHVPLLRPAAATAALIVFVDGMKELPATLLLRPLGVETLATHIYGEAARGTYEDGALAALAIILVGLGPVILLARLSRRAQEGEASLQQPSGSV; via the coding sequence ATGTCCCACCCCTCGCGACCCAATGGGCTCGTACTGGCGGCGGGACTGGTGGCGGCCGTGGTTTGCCTCCCCATCGCGGCGCTTGCCGCCATTGCTGCGCAAGGCTCCGGGGACCTGTGGCCCCATTTGATGGAGCATGTGCTGCCGGAGGCGCTTCTCCAGACCGGCATTTTGCTCATCGGCGTAGGGACCCTCACGGTGATCGTGGCCGTGCCCTGCGCCTGGCTGGTCTCCACCTGCGATTTTCCCGGACGGCGCGTCTTTGACTGGGCCCTGCTCCTGCCCCTGGCGGTGCCCGGCTATATCGTCGCCTATTCCTATCTGGACATTCTTCACCCTTTAGGTCCGGTTCAGGGTGCAATCCGTTGGATCTTGGGCATTTCCAGCCCGCGCGGCCTGCGCCTGCCAGACCTACGGTCGGCGGGCGGCTGCGTTTTCGTCCTGTCCTGCGTGCTCTATCCCTATGTCTACCTGTCCGCCCGCGCCAGCTTCATGGTGCAGTCGGCGGCGGTGCTGGAGGTGGCACGCACCCTGGGGGCCGGCCCCTGGCGCACCATGGTGCGTATTGCGCTGCCCCTCGCGCGCCCCGCCATCGTCGCCGGCATGACCCTGGCTCTGCTTGAGGTGCTCGGGGATATCGGCGCTTCCGAATTCCTCGGCATGCGCACCCTGACGGTTTCCATTTATGCCACCTGGGTCAACCGCTCCAATCTGCCGGGCGCAGCGCAGATCGCACTGGTGATGCTGGGGGTGGTGCTGGCGCTGATCGCCGCCGAACGGGCGGCCCGCAAGGGCGCGCGCTATGTGGGAACGGGATCGGCGCGCGGGCGGCCGGCGCTTCGGCTCACGGGGCTTCGGGCCGCGGGCGCCATCCTGGCGTGCACCCTTCCGCTGACGCTCGGGTTCCTGGTCCCGGTGCTTCACCTGGCCGTGGCGGTGACCCATCGCATCGGGGCCGTCGGCATTCCCCCGACCTTGTGGGCGGAGGCGCGCAACAGCGCCCTGCTGGCGGGGGGCGGAACGCTGCTTGCGTTGGTGCTCGGCGCCGTGGTGGCGGTGGCTTTGCGTCTTGCGCGCGGACCGGTGGTGCCGGCCCTGGCGCGACTTGCCTCCACCGGCTACGCCATTCCCGGAACGGTGCTGGCCATCGGCCTGCTCACCCCCCTCGCCGGCTTCGACAATCTCGTCAACGGGCTGATGCTCCAGATGACGGGCAGCGGGACGGGCCTCATCCTGTCGGGCTCGGGGGCGGCGCTGGTGATCGCCTATGCCATCCGCTTCCTGTCCATCCCCATTGGCGGCCTTGAGGCCGGCTATGCCAAGATGTCCCTGCACCTGGACATGGCGGCCCGCAGCCTCGGCTCCACCCGCGCCCGCGTGGTGGAACGCATCCATGTGCCCTTGCTGCGGCCGGCGGCCGCCACGGCAGCCTTGATCGTGTTCGTGGACGGCATGAAGGAATTGCCGGCGACACTGCTTCTGCGCCCCCTCGGCGTTGAGACGCTGGCCACCCATATCTATGGGGAGGCAGCCCGGGGGACCTATGAGGACGGCGCGCTCGCCGCCTTGGCCATCATCCTGGTTGGCCTCGGCCCGGTGATCCTCCTCGCCCGCCTCTCCCGGCGCGCGCAGGAGGGTGAGGCTTCTCTGCAACAACCCAGTGGCAGCGTGTGA
- a CDS encoding GNAT family N-acetyltransferase — MWFLRTVFGNEVLPVIPGRGVYLRVPQMQDYPAWRDLREESRSFLTPWEPVWPADDLTRTAFRHRLRRYARDMMSDEAYPLFIFHERDHVLLGGLTLSNVRRGVCQAASLGYWMGEPYAGKGYMRAAVSAVLPVAYEALRLRRIEAACMTNNLASIHLLERLGFVREGYARQYLCINGNWEDHFLFARLATDPLPDLAGPPSGRARQSQPAQ; from the coding sequence ATGTGGTTCCTGAGGACCGTCTTCGGCAATGAAGTGCTTCCCGTGATCCCCGGTCGCGGGGTCTATCTGCGGGTGCCGCAGATGCAGGACTATCCCGCTTGGCGTGATCTGAGGGAGGAGAGCCGATCCTTCCTGACCCCTTGGGAGCCCGTCTGGCCGGCGGACGATCTGACCCGCACCGCTTTCCGCCACCGCCTGAGGCGCTATGCCCGGGATATGATGTCGGACGAGGCCTATCCGCTGTTCATCTTCCACGAGCGGGACCATGTGCTGCTCGGGGGACTGACCCTGTCCAACGTCCGCCGCGGCGTGTGTCAGGCGGCGAGCCTCGGCTATTGGATGGGGGAGCCCTATGCCGGCAAGGGCTATATGCGCGCCGCGGTGAGCGCGGTGCTGCCGGTGGCCTATGAGGCGCTCCGTCTGCGGCGGATCGAGGCGGCGTGCATGACCAACAATCTGGCCTCCATCCACCTCTTGGAGCGGCTCGGCTTTGTCCGCGAGGGGTATGCCCGGCAATATCTGTGCATCAATGGGAACTGGGAGGACCACTTCCTGTTCGCCCGGCTTGCCACCGATCCCCTGCCGGATTTGGCGGGTCCGCCGTCAGGGCGCGCCCGCCAGTCGCAGCCGGCGCAGTGA